The genomic region AGTCCGATCTGCGGCCTAACCGCTGACCGACCCGTTTGTTCTTGCCTGCGTTCTTAACCGTGGTCACATCGGAGACCTTCACTTTGAAAATTCCCTCGATCGCCTTCTTCACCTGAACCTTATTTGCATCAACCTTCACTTCGAAGGTCAAAACATTATTCTTTTCCTTCAACCGCGCGCCTTTTTCTGTTATCCGCGGAACGCGAATGATGTCATACATGTCCATCGTCATTTACCGAAGGCCTCCTGCATGGAGTTAAGCGCGTCCTGCGTCGTAATGAGGTAGCGGTACTTGAGCACGTCATAGACATTGATATTGTCCATTCTGAGCACCTTGACCGACGGAATGTTCCGGGCTGCCAGCGTCAAGTTTTTGTTCTCCGACGTGATCAGGATAAGCGCATTTTCCTGCACCCCAAGCGTTTCAAGCATCGTGGAAACCAGCGTGGTCTTGGGCTCTGCAAGTTCGAGCTTCTCAATGAGCACAAGCCTGTTATCAGTGAGCTTTGACGCAAGGGCATCAAGGAGCGCGGCCCGCTTTGCCTTTTTCGGAAGGGCATAGGAATAATTTCTCGGCATGGGACCGAAACAGGTGCCGCCATGCCTCCACAGTGGGGAACGGTTGCTTCC from Nitrospirota bacterium harbors:
- a CDS encoding 50S ribosomal protein L23, with amino-acid sequence MDMYDIIRVPRITEKGARLKEKNNVLTFEVKVDANKVQVKKAIEGIFKVKVSDVTTVKNAGKNKRVGQRLGRRSDWKKAYVTLKPGEKIAIFEGA
- the rplD gene encoding 50S ribosomal protein L4: MPSVSMVDQQNKKVKDVELPGFFSTEVRPHLMHAAVVNQLANKRAGTASTKNKALVSGGGAKPWKQKGTGRARSGSNRSPLWRHGGTCFGPMPRNYSYALPKKAKRAALLDALASKLTDNRLVLIEKLELAEPKTTLVSTMLETLGVQENALILITSENKNLTLAARNIPSVKVLRMDNINVYDVLKYRYLITTQDALNSMQEAFGK